One part of the Epinephelus fuscoguttatus linkage group LG12, E.fuscoguttatus.final_Chr_v1 genome encodes these proteins:
- the tpst1l gene encoding tyrosylprotein sulfotransferase 1, like, which translates to MRNTRSSLLLGCVLFCSASLLYLGMSGIECPPKSHRYRWMELNLGSANQSLSLTEHFPEDTPLIFIGGFPRSGTTLMRVMLDAHNSVRCGEETRVIPRLLAMRATWSRSVKERIRLDEAGVTDQVLDSAVRAFLLEVIVGHGEPAPRLCNKDPFALKSLSYLSRIFPKAKFVLMLRDGRATVHSMISRKVTISGFDLTSYRDCLTKWSSAVETMFSQCQAAGESRCLPVRYEQLVLHAEEEMRKLLHFLELQWDSSVLHHEELIGKAGGVSLSKVERSTDQVMKPVNTDALSKWVGHIPPDVISDMAEIAPMLARLGYDPHANPPDYTRPEPVVSLYNYSQNLKATETPHPS; encoded by the exons ATGAGGAACACCAGATCAAGCCTGCTGCTGGGCTGCGTGCTCTTCTGCTCCGCCTCCCTGCTCTACTTGGGCATGAGCGGAATAGAGTGCCCTCCAAAAAGCCATCGGTATCGGTGGATGGAGCTCAACTTGggttcagccaatcagagcttaTCGCTAACTGAACACTTCCCTGAAGACACTCCCCTCATCTTTATCGGAGGCTTTCCTCGAAGCGGCACAACACTGATGCGCGTCATGCTGGATGCCCACAACTCTGTGCGATGTGGGGAAGAGACCCGAGTAATTCCGCGCCTCTTGGCCATGCGGGCCACCTGGAGTCGCTCGGTGAAGGAGAGGATACGACTGGACGAGGCTGGCGTCACTGACCAGGTGTTGGACTCAGCCGTGCGAGCGTTCCTGTTAGAG GTGATAGTCGGCCACGGGGAGCCTGCACCTCGCCTTTGCAACAAGGATCCGTTCGCCTTGAAGTCTCTGTCGTATCTGTCACGCATCTTCCCTAAGGCCAAATTTGTGCTCATGCTACGAGACGGCCGGGCAACCGTCCACTCCATGATATCACGCAAG GTGACCATCTCTGGTTTTGACCTGACCAGCTACAGGGATTGTCTGACCAAGTGGAGCAGCGCCGTTGAGACCATGTTCAGCCAGTGCCAGGCGGCTGGGGAGTCCAGATGTCTGCCTGTCCGCTATGAGCAACTCGTCCTCCatgcagaggaggaaatgaggAAGTTGCTTCACTTCCTAGAGCTGCAGTGGGACTCATCAGTGCTGCACCATGAAGAACTCATTGGGAAAGCTGGTGGCGTGTCTCTGTCTAA ggtTGAGCGCTCCACAGACCAAGTGATGAAGCCAGTAAACACAGACGCCCTCTCCAAGTGGGTGGGGCACATACCCCCTGATGTGATAAGTGACATGGCTGAAATCGCCCCCATGCTGGCTCGCTTGGGCTACGACCCCCACGCTAACCCGCCCGACTACACCAGACCAGAGCCCGTGGTGTCTCTGTACAACTACTCACAG